The sequence below is a genomic window from Mytilus edulis chromosome 2, xbMytEdul2.2, whole genome shotgun sequence.
tataaaaatcaatcaatatatatcatgtactagtatataaacaatatatcaaaatttcaTGAGAACTGCAGAgaacatttttgagttattgtccgaaaactggaaaataccacctttttttaatgaataaaccccTTAACTGAATAACATTAAatcggaaattaaaaaaattcgaaagggcgcttacaacaatagatataaacaattcagcaaagtttcatgagaactgctgaaaatgTGTTTGTGTTAATGTCCGAAAACTAGAAATTTACCCTTTTAATTAGCAAAAATCCTTAacacggaaacgtaaaatctaaaatttataaaattgaaagggagctcatgtcaatagatataaacaattcaccaaaattccttaaaaatttgtgaaagaatttttgagatattatcagaaaactgaaaaaaaaccaccatttttttttaatcaaaccccattactcagaaacttaaaatctaaaataaaaaaaaaaacgatagggagctcacgtcaatagatataaacaatttcccaaaattttatgtaaattggTTAAAGAATGTTTGAGTTAATGTGCGACATGTACGACGGACGGACAAGaatataccaaatacatatcTAGATACAGAATTTTGAAAACcatgttcatagaaaatggaattcattacaaaggattatacccgtaataagaaatactgaatTTGTCAAGGACacgacttattttaatatttcatttactgttatctgtttttgtccattttaattccttgttatctgttataagccaaatcaatttgctgttttgctgttattgggaccccccttgccccccctcggTGAAGTCAGATACTCCGAAAAGGAAAACAGTAACGCACATGAAGCACTCATAGACAGTTTTGGCTCAAGATGGATCTATCACAATTAAGAAGAGCGGCAATTATGGTTAACTTGTTTCTAATTAGGACGCCAATATATTGAACTGTGCACTGTTTCTACATTTATTAATAGTTTACGGTGTTATATCGTATGGAATATCAAAAGAAATCAACAACTAATACAAATGCAATGAAATCTGGAAGTAAAATATTACATTTACATAAAAACCAACtagttatatatatgtaattttgaCAGCGTATCGTTCAACTGGTGGACCGATGACCGTTACCACAACCCCTACAGCAGATAGCCAACTCATCAGTGCTTACCAGCAGTCCGCGGTAGAAAAAGGATGGCCCATAACAGACTGTAGTGGGCCGAACATTACaggttaatataatttttatgccccacctacgatagtagaggggcattatgttttctggtctgtgcgtccgttcgtccgttcgttcgttcgtctgtccgtccatccgttcgttcgtccgtccgtctgtcccgcttcaggttaaagtttttggtggaggtagtttttgatgaagctgaagtccaatcaacttgaaacttagtacatatgttccttatgatatgatctttctaattttaaagacaaattaaacttttgactcctatttcacggtccactgaacatagaaaatgaaagtgcgagtttcaggttaaagtttttggtcaaggtagtttttgatgaagttgaagtccaatcaacttgaaacttagtacaaatgttccctatgatatgatctttttaattttaatgcctaattatattttttacccattttcacggtccattgaacatggaaaatgatagtgcgagtggggcatctgtgtactttggacacattcttgttagtatTGCTTAAGGAGATGTGGTCTGGCAGCAAATGAGCCACTATCCAACAGAATTCAAATAAATCGGTGTCACAAACTATAGGGgactgtacggctttcaacaatgcaAAACCCATTTCCACTAATTAATCTTCAGTTGGATTTCACATCATTCAAATTGAatttcatcttcgctagccaagggttacgatcaaATCCTCGTGAAGAGGACAGGATTGTGTCGTAACCCTTGGTTAGCGAATATGATTGTATTCAAGTTTGAGCTGAAATACAGGCGAAGCTACAGTAGATTCAGATAACTAAAATGgatatttttaaagataatttgCATCAGTTGAGCACTTGATTAAAAAGTCCAGCTTCAGACTGAATATAAACATTTGTTCACAGACAACTTTTGATATCCTTTAAACAAAGCTTTAGGCTTGAGGCCAATCGTTCCGATGCAAACCTGAAGACTATAAAGACCAAATTGTTTGAATATTTACAAAGGATGACTTCAACTGACTTTATTTCAGACGTTCACTTAAGAATCTCTAAAGAATTTCTGTTGGGTCTGCTCCGATATTGTATTAAAGCAGTTTATAAggtattatatttaatatattgcTATCTTTTGATTTACTTCAACTTTAGatatcaaataaatttgtttCATATACCAAAGACGTCTTTTGTTTGCTGCAAATTTAGTTCGTTACAGGGTTTTGTCCCACCCAAAATGATGTTCGCGCTGGTACAAGGTGCAGCACAGCCAAAGCTTATATACGACCAGCTTTGAACAGGAATAATCTTCAAGTTAGCATAAACAGCCATGTAACAAAGGTACTATGCTTATAATTTAAGTAAAAATTCAACGTTTAGTCTTTACATCTTTTAGAATTTTTGCTGTtatttgtgcaattgaaaatgaaTTCCTCACATGCAAACTTACTAAAAAGATATTAATTTTAGAAAGTACTCGTTCCACCTTTTGTCATAATCTGATGATAGATACATTACTATCTTTTAAGTAGTTGAAATGTATACCAAAAAGTCCATTGACACTCGTCgatttgtttgtaattgaaaaagaTGTTTTCTTTGTGTCTCCACCTCCTAATTTTCCTACACTATTTTGTATACCCAACTTAGCGCTATTGGTGactctttaaaaatatattcaccAAAGATACGACGCTTATAAGTTTGTTCTCCGGATGcacgtttcgtctaaataagaatcATCTAAATGGTGATAAGCAGGGATATATATAAAGAAAGCATCTTCTAAAAATCAATACCTAAAAGCAAATGAagccttataaaaaaaaagacgttCTTTCAGATGTATTCTTCTTTAGTTTTAGGGCCTTTTTTGCTAGGAATGCATTTTTTACAgattaaaatagaaaacaacagaGCTGTTGGAGTAGAATTCGAGAAAGACGGGAAAATAAAGAGTGTTTCTGCCACAAAGGAAATTATTCTGTCAGCCGGAGCTATTGGATCTGCACAGCTTCTAATGTTGTCTGGTGTCGGACCACGAGAACATCTACAAAAGTTAAAGGTAATTTATCCCAAGTGTTTTCGATTATTTTAATGGTAATATAAGGAATATTCCATTTATTTGAATATCTTTTGATGATGTCAGATGTCAGACCGAATCATTCGCAAGGATATGCAAAGCTACTTGCGgtgttttatttacatgtaaagtCTTAAAATATAATGTTCAAGTATCGTACTCAAAGTATAGCTTACCATATGCTCGTGTCCTGACATAAACCATTTTAGAATCCCTTTCATAATggattttaaaataaaacgatTCATCTTCTAGTTGCACGTCTATAGTTAGAAATCATAACGTTACTTTGATTATCCGATTTAAAAACGGTGACTTATCGGGGAAAGGTGCCGTTTTCGGCTggtttttatcattcaaactgatttaatataaaaacgagttcatggacccctctttttaaaatgacatttggtttcATTACGTAAGAGATAATGTGTACCAATTtccatgaaaacgtaaatagtgccaattttttttaaaatttgattaatatacagcaaaaaattacggGTTTTTCCTAcattcatgattatttgattaatttgaattatttgtaaaaataaaatgtacaaatttatgcgatatttatataacatataaataacaaacaatttaacaaaaaaacagatcgtgtttatcttttaaaacaaaaaagttatgtatttatatcgaaaggaaaaatacgtccacaaatacgtccacaaatccgtATTTTTAGGAAATATCTGAATTTTGAACCTCGATTTACTCAAAATTAAAAGTAGCACAtgaaagtatattttttattacatatttgatttaatcaggtaaaaaataacCTACATTCAAATTGTCATCAAAActttaaatacgggatcaaaactgtatcgtatgcttGCCCTTAAACATAAAGATGCACCAAATTGTCCGCACTCTTCAATTTCAGATCGATGTGAAGAAAGACTTGCCAGTTGGTAACAACTTAAAGGACCATTTACTTATCTTTATGTCTTATAAGTTGAATGTATCATGGGCAGTGAATCAGGAAAAATTGAACAATATTGAGGAACAAGAAAACTACATACTCAACAACAAGGGTAATCATTATATAAAGCGGAATGCTTAAATCTCtcatcattttattttactttacagttaaaaaaaagttataaaaaacaaCACAAGTTGAAGAAAGAACATGATAGACAAAAGAAAGAGAACGAAATGACACACAACAAACAACGAAAAGCTTCAAAACATATGTATCCCCCCAAAAATGTTAATGTCAAGTTATTGCTCCTCAAAGCTAACTTTCAAATCACTCAAAAGTATTGGTTTCGTGACACTCGCTACTCGAATTTGTGGAACCGCCGTATAAGGTGTAtagcagtggcggatcaagaacttttcctaagggggggccctctccagtcatgcttcagtgattccctatataatcaaccaaatttttcccacgaaagggggggctcaggcccccctggatccgcctatgtataGTCATGAAAGGAAACGATTACTTGTTAAATAAGTTTTTGTATATTACTTATTTAGACCAAATCTCTAACTCATTGCCTGGTCTAAATAATCAgctttaaaaaattgaattctaCAGGAATATACAGTGGTACAGGATGTGATGCACTCTTGTTTGCACAGACAGGGAAAGAGTCTAGTGATAGAGGATCCCCAGATGTTGAAGTTCATTTCTTCAGTAGTGCACCAGAAGAAGAACAGTTACGAAATGGCTTGGATCAAAACATCAAGGATGAAGTATTACTATATAAACTAGAAATTGTCAGATCAATAACAAATCACAAAGAAAAACGggaagatttttttttgcaaCAGTTTATATGTCTGTTAAAGCCAAGATTTGAATAACAAATACTTGGATACAGGTTGAATTTCTTTCGAATTTAAAGGTctagtatatattaatttttagcTTAACATTCATGTTTAAGAGTTTGACTGAAAGGCTTATCTTTCGAAAATGTGAAAGAAAAGGTTAAGTTTGTgagattttaccttttttgtatttttaatgtggATTTGTTAACTTGTTTTCAATGAATCTAACAGGGTCATTCTTCCTCAATTCTAGCTgcagaaccgtagctcttaggtccttatgttatttttgacTATTTGCAGACCATAGAGTCAAAAAATTACATAAAGGACATGAGAGCTACGGTTCTGCAGCTACATCAATTTATGcttcattattttttgttatctgttagtTAATCATAGCACATTGTTTCACCCGCTTGTCTTTAGACCATAACATTTCTCTTGATAGCTCTTGGATAAAATGGTGGCAGATGCTTCTTCCACTGGCATTAGGTTTCTACCTGTATATTTACACCCCAAAAGTCAGGGTACAATAAGACTAAAGAGCAAAGACCCATTTGATTATCCAGCTCTAGACCCAAATTACCTTGCACACCAAGATGATGTGGATGGGTTTGTGAGAGGTAAGAATTCCCTTGTAAAAGCAATATTATGCAACTTTCAGAGATGTTCTTTTCACTTACTGTAAATTcatgtttttgtatatttaaaaattcgtaagggttccacggaacccaatgtctcgcctacttttgctgttaattgcagactcaacaaaaatgaggaaaaacatcaataaaaatttccctctcgatactgtcgtttgattgaaagaagcttccaagtttggtaaaaaatccaggatagtttatgaatctaataaatgttttataaaccttaactgcagactgtatgcaatgttaactggaagaaaaactaagtccatt
It includes:
- the LOC139513232 gene encoding glucose dehydrogenase [FAD, quinone]-like, with amino-acid sequence MEVTCMVAVFLAVFVPMIISERILNKPILDSYDYIVVGGGTAGSVLASRLSEDPVSVLLIEAGGSELDNPLIDVPLMTTSLQFSEQDWQYFTVPQTNSSLSLTQKQGYWPAGKVLGGSSSTHYMVHVRGSPHDYDEWAAEGCDGWSYNDVLPYFKKAEDVQIPEYKDEAYRSTGGPMTVTTTPTADSQLISAYQQSAVEKGWPITDCSGPNITGFCPTQNDVRAGTRCSTAKAYIRPALNRNNLQVSINSHVTKIKIENNRAVGVEFEKDGKIKSVSATKEIILSAGAIGSAQLLMLSGVGPREHLQKLKIDVKKDLPVGNNLKDHLLIFMSYKLNVSWAVNQEKLNNIEEQENYILNNKGIYSGTGCDALLFAQTGKESSDRGSPDVEVHFFSSAPEEEQLRNGLDQNIKDELLDKMVADASSTGIRFLPVYLHPKSQGTIRLKSKDPFDYPALDPNYLAHQDDVDGFVRAVRVVQDIASSTAMQKIGATLIPRVYEGFCDDMEFDSDDYWRCYTKNLASSAFHYSCTCRMGSANDPTAVVDSQLRVKGISGLRVADASVMRDIVSGNTHTPVVMIAEKAADMIRGRTTTGQ